One Poecilia reticulata strain Guanapo linkage group LG19, Guppy_female_1.0+MT, whole genome shotgun sequence genomic window carries:
- the LOC103481292 gene encoding kelch repeat and BTB domain-containing protein 13 codes for MEAPGSLGISQDIKAENPTVDLEEAEADWVRVRVEESWFHLNRGFLVRHSDYFRALFHSGMKESQEEEVYLRGGVHARGFLVALAVCRDENPPIMDPEELVEAVECAAFLQIPTLTQHLCDIIDSDNCLLLYHAASIFGVDRLFQNAALFLCDAFDDLKEAAESTIPEELLKYSQTLSPASYIAIGTHTPSMELLQDSFRVVCFLDEKEGEWKHLTNLPTLCSTSRAGVAVLDNRLYIVGGIYGYGKDTVDRSFCYNPDSGIWATLPGPQQPRYDFTLLGHEGHLYAIGGEAQKQIISTAEKYDATKGEWTFIQHAPRPVASAACAVARQRLFVCFWKPPDTTDIYEYMPLKDQWSLTTTMIRPQSYGHCMVAHRDNLYVMRNGPCDDFLRCLMDCYNITTGQWTAMPGHYINSKGALFTAVTRGDSVFTVKHMLTLEYTITANGWKPHRQMKGFPKSGSLWTCLLRLPKTGPVTPKLDVDERQREIALPDIPERFVDVIQQM; via the coding sequence ATGGAAGCGCCTGGGAGCCTGGGAATCAGCCAGGATATTAAAGCCGAGAATCCAACTGTTGATCTGGAGGAAGCAGAGGCAGACTGGGTGAGAGTGAGAGTGGAGGAAAGCTGGTTCCATCTTAACCGTGGGTTTCTTGTAAGGCACAGCGACTATTTCCGAGCTCTTTTTCACTCAGGGATGAAAGAAAGCCAGGAAGAGGAGGTATATCTGAGAGGAGGCGTGCACGCAAGAGGTTTCCTTGTTGCGCTTGCCGTCTGCAGGGATGAGAACCCCCCCATCATGGACCCAGAAGAGCTTGTTGAAGCCGTAGAGTGTGCTGCTTTCCTGCAGATTCCCACTTTGACTCAGCATCTTTGCGACATCATAGACTCGGATAACTGCCTCTTGCTTTACCACGCGGCTTCCATCTTCGGAGTGGACAGACTGTTTCAGAACGCCGCTCTCTTTCTTTGTGATGCTTTTGATGACCTCaaggaagcagcagaaagcACAATTCCTGAAGAGCTGCTCAAATACTCTCAAACGCTCTCCCCTGCTAGCTATATTGCCATAGGGACCCACACGCCATcaatggagctgctgcaggactcTTTCAGGGTTGTTTGCTTCCTTGATGAAAAGGAAGGGGAGTGGAAGCATCTGACAAACCTGCCAACTCTTTGCAGTACCTCCAGGGCTGGGGTGGCCGTGCTTGACAATCGGCTGTACATTGTTGGGGGAATTTACGGCTATGGCAAAGACACAGTGGACAGAAGCTTCTGCTACAATCCAGATTCAGGGATATGGGCAACTCTTCCAGGTCCACAGCAACCAAGATACGACTTTACGCTGCTTGGGCATGAGGGGCACCTATACGCCATTGGTGGAGAAGCTCAAAAACAGATAATTTCCACAGCAGAGAAGTACGACGCAACAAAGGGAGAGTGGACGTTTATCCAACATGCACCCAGACCTGTAGCATCAGCCGCTTGTGCTGTTGCTCGTCAGCGattgtttgtttgcttctgGAAACCCCCTGACACTACAGATATCTATGAGTACATGCCACTAAAAGACCAGTGGAGTCTCACCACCACCATGATCAGACCGCAAAGCTACGGCCACTGTATGGTGGCCCACAGGGACAATTTGTATGTGATGAGGAACGGGCCTTGCGACGACTTCCTGCGCTGCCTGATGGACTGCTACAACATTACGACTGGCCAGTGGACCGCCATGCCCGGACATTACATAAACAGCAAAGGGGCGCTGTTCACTGCGGTGACAAGAGGGGACTCTGTGTTCACAGTGAAGCACATGTTGACTCTTGAATACACCATCACGGCAAATGGATGGAAACCCCACAGACAGATGAAGGGATTCCCAAAGAGTGGTTCACTATGGACTTGTCTGCTTAGACTCCCCAAGACCGGACCAGTTACACCAAAACTGGATGTGGATGAGAGACAAAGAGAAATCGCTTTGCCAGACATTCCAGAAAGATTTGTGGATGTTATACAACAAATGTGA